Proteins encoded together in one Amblyomma americanum isolate KBUSLIRL-KWMA chromosome 1, ASM5285725v1, whole genome shotgun sequence window:
- the LOC144114271 gene encoding uncharacterized protein LOC144114271, giving the protein MPRAFLITNKRYNSTVDHDDTEQHRPAGGRENSPERRVSTAEAPAEHEADPSSRGPEATTHGCWSAWKPASPRSPASLSRTATPTVSEEPLSLTVHDAQPQLSPAAAAASASILAAVLQQVRTLQEPGGASRLPSTAGGEPYYACPECGKRYSTSSNLARHRQTHRSVTDKKARQCPHCSKVYVSMPAFSMHVRTHGQGCQCPFCGKCFSRPWLLQGHIRTHTGEKPFKCSQCSKAFADKSNLRAHVQTHSPTKPFVCRRCGKAFALKSYLYKHEESSCMRVRAAAPTTEHDA; this is encoded by the exons ATGCCTCGGGCGTTCCTCATCACCAACAAGCGCTACAACTCGACCGTCGACCACGACGACACCGAACAGCACCGGCCCGCCGGCGGCAGAG AGAACAGCCCCGAGCGCCGGGTGAGCACTGCCGAGGCGCCGGCCGAACATGAAGCGGACCCATCGTCGCGGGGACCAGAGGCGACGACGCACGGCTGCTGGTCCGCCTGGAAGCCAGCGAGCCCCCGGTCTCCCGCCAGTCTCTCACGCACCGCCACACCCACAGTGTCCGAAGAGCCGCTCAGCCTGACGGTGCACGATGCACAGCCGCAGCTGTCGCCTGCAGCAGCCGCCGCTTCGGCCAGCATACTCGCCGCCGTGCTGCAACAGGTCCGAACGCTTCAG GAGCCGGGCGGTGCGTCGCGGCTCCCGAGCACCGCTGGCGGCGAGCCGTACTACGCGTGCCCCGAGTGCGGGAAGCGGTACAGCACCTCGAGCAACCTGGCGCGGCACCGACAGACGCACCGCAGCGTGACGGACAAGAAGGCGCGCCAGTGCCCGCACTGCTCCAAGGTGTACGTGTCCATGCCGGCCTTCTCGATGCACGTGCGGACACACGGCCAGGGCTGCCAGTGTCCCTTCTGCGGCAAGTGCTTCTCTCGGCCCTGGCTGCTGCAGGGCCACATCCGCACGCACACCGGCGAGAAGCCGTTCAAGTGCTCCCAGTGTTCCAAGGCGTTCGCCGACAAGTCCAACCTGCGCGCCCACGTCCAGACCCACTCGCCCACCAAGCCGTTCGTGTGCCGCCGCTGCGGCAAGGCGTTCGCGCTCAAGAGCTACCTCTACAAGCACGAGGAGTCATCCTGCATGAGGGTGCGAGCCGCGGCCCCGACCACCGAACACGACGCCTGA